The following coding sequences are from one Ursus arctos isolate Adak ecotype North America unplaced genomic scaffold, UrsArc2.0 scaffold_23, whole genome shotgun sequence window:
- the LOC125282444 gene encoding olfactory receptor 6C2-like, with protein sequence MRNHTAITTFILLGLTEDPQLQVLVFIFLLLTYVLSITGNLTIIILTFMDSHLKTPMYFFLRNFSFLEISFTTVCIPRFLYSISTGDKTITYNACASQIFFFGLFGATEFFLLAAMSYDRYVAICKPLYYMTIMNTRVCTILVLCCWISGLMIIMTPLGMGLQLEFCDSNAIDHFGCDASPLFKISCSDTWFIEQMVIICAVLTFIITLIGVILSYTYIIRTILRFPSASQRRKAFSTCSSHMIVVSITYGSCIFIYLKPSAKEEVDINKGVSVLTTSVAPLLNPFIYTLRNKQVKQAFSDTIKKIALILHK encoded by the coding sequence GGACTTACAGAGGACCCACAGCTGCAAGttcttgtttttatcttcttACTCCTCACCTATGTGCTGAGCATTACTGGAAATCTGACCATTATCATTCTGACATTCATGGATTCTCATCTTAAAAcacccatgtatttttttcttcgaAACTTCTCCTTCTTAGAAATCTCGTTCACAACAGTGTGTATTCCCAGATTCCTGTACAGTATATCAACTGGAGACAAAACCATTACTTATAATGCTTGTGccagtcaaatatttttttttgggCTTTTTGGGGCCACAGAGTTTTTTCTCCTGGCAgccatgtcctatgaccgctatgtggccatctgcaaacccctGTATTACATGACCATCATGAACACCAGAGTCTGTACCATCCTCGTCCTCTGCTGCTGGATCTCTGGGCTGATGATCATCATGACACCCCTTGGTATGGGCCTCCAGCTGGAATTCTGTGACTCCAATGCCATTGATCATTTTGGCTGTGACGCATCtcctctttttaagatttcatgctCAGATACTTGGTTTATAGAACAGATGGTTATAATCTGTGCAGTACTGACATTCATTATTACACTGATAGGTGTCATTCTTTCCTACACATATATCATCAGGACAATTCTAAGATTCCCTTCTGCTTCTCAAAGAAGGAAAGCTTTCTCTACCTGTTCTTCTCACATGATTGTTGTTTCCATCACATATGGCAGCTGTATTTTCATCTATCTCAAGCCTTCAGCCAAAGAAGAAGTGGACATCAATAAAGGGGTATCAGTCCTCACTACGTCTGTTGCCCCTTTGTTGAACCCTTTCATTTATACTTTGAGGAACAAGCAAGTGAAACAAGCTTTCAGTGACACGATCAAAAAAATTGCACTTATCTTACACAAATAG